One Danio aesculapii chromosome 11, fDanAes4.1, whole genome shotgun sequence genomic region harbors:
- the atp5f1b gene encoding ATP synthase subunit beta, mitochondrial translates to MLGAVGRCCTGALQALKPGVHPLKALNGAPSLFSRRDYAAPAAAAAAASGRIVAVIGAVVDVQFDEGLPPILNALEVAGRDSRLVLEVAQHLGENTVRTIAMDGTEGLVRGQKVLDTGAPIRIPVGPETLGRIMNVIGEPIDERGPISTKQTAPIHAEAPEFTDMSVEQEILVTGIKVVDLLAPYAKGGKIGLFGGAGVGKTVLIMELINNVAKAHGGYSVFAGVGERTREGNDLYHEMIESGVINLKDTTSKVALVYGQMNEPPGARARVALTGLTVAEYFRDQEGQDVLLFIDNIFRFTQAGSEVSALLGRIPSAVGYQPTLATDMGTMQERITTTKKGSITSVQAIYVPADDLTDPAPATTFAHLDATTVLSRAIAELGIYPAVDPLDSTSRIMDPNIVGNEHYDVARGVQKILQDYKSLQDIIAILGMDELSEEDKLTVARARKIQRFLSQPFQVAEVFTGHLGKLVPLKETIKGFKSILGGEYDALPEQAFYMVGPIEEVVQKAEKLAEEHS, encoded by the exons ATGTTGGGAGCTGTGGGACGCTGCTGCACTGGGGCTTTGCAGGCTCTCAAGCCCGGGGTTCACCCCCTGAAGGCTCTCAACGGAGCTCCATCTCTGTTTTCAC GCAGGGATTATGCCGCTCCTGCCGCTGCTGCCGCCGCCGCCAGCGGGCGTATCGTCGCCGTCATTGGTGCCGTCGTGGACGTCCAGTTCGACGAGGGTCTGCCACCCATTCTCAATGCCCTGGAAGTAGCCGGCCGTGATTCCAGGCTAGTCCTGGAGGTGGCTCAGCATTTGG GGGAGAACACTGTCCGCACAATTGCTATGGATGGTACCGAGGGACTGGTGCGTGGTCAGAAGGTTCTTGACACTGGTGCCCCCATCAGAATCCCTGTGGGACCTGAGACGCTTGGCAGGATCATGAATGTCATCGGTGAGCCCATTGATGAGAGAGGACCAATTTCCACAAAACA gaCTGCCCCCATCCATGCTGAGGCTCCAGAATTCACAGACATGAGTGTCGAGCAGGAGATTCTGGTCACAGGAATCAAGGTCGTAGATCTGCTGGCACCCTATGCCAAGGGTGGCAAGATTG GTCTTTTCGGTGGTGCTGGTGTGGGAAAGACCGTGTTGATTATGGAGCTGATCAACAACGTGGCTAAGGCTCACGGTGGTTACTCCGTGTTTGCTGGTGTGGGAGAGAGGACCCGTGAGGGAAACGATCTTTACCATGAAATGATCGAGTCTGGTGTCATCAACCTGAAGGACACCACCTCAAAG GTGGCGCTGGTGTACGGACAGATGAACGAGCCCCCAGGTGCCCGTGCCCGTGTGGCTTTGACTGGACTGACCGTTGCTGAGTATTTCCGTGATCAGGAAGGACAGGATGTGCTGCTTTTTATTGACAACATTTTCCGCTTCACCCAGGCTGGATCAGAG GTGTCTGCCCTCCTGGGTCGTATCCCTTCTGCTGTGGGTTATCAGCCAACTCTGGCCACTGACATGGGTACCATGCAGGAAAGAATCACAACCACCAAGAAGGGTTCAATCACATCTGTGCAG GCCATCTATGTGCCCGCTGATGACTTGACTGATCCCGCCCCTGCTACCACCTTTGCTCACTTGGATGCCACCACTGTGTTGTCTCGTGCTATCGCTGAGCTGGGTATCTACCCTGCTGTGGACCCCCTGGATTCCACTTCTCGTATCATGGACCCCAACATTGTGGGAAATGAGCATTATGACGTAGCCCGTGGTGTCCAGAAGATCCTCCAG GACTACAAGTCCCTGCAGGATATCATTGCTATTCTGGGTATGGATGAGTTGTCTGAGGAGGATAAGCTGACTGTGGCTCGTGCACGTAAGATCCAGAGGTTCTTGTCCCAGCCCTTCCAGGTCGCTGAGGTCTTCACAGGACATTTGGGAAAACTGGTGCCCCTCAAAGAGACCATCAAAGGCTTTAAGTCCATTCTTGGTG GCGAGtatgacgctctgcctgagcagGCCTTCTACATGGTGGGCCCCATTGAGGAGGTCGTCCAGAAGGCAGAGAAACTGGCTGAGGAACATTCGTAA